From the Saccharobesus litoralis genome, one window contains:
- a CDS encoding right-handed parallel beta-helix repeat-containing protein yields the protein MKYTLLSSAIALAFSSTALAKTVYVAPNGDDSNDGSQNAPFATFAQANSVLTAGDTLMIAGGEYRQTLKISQSGNADNPIKVRALNDADVLITATESLSGWSQHSGNIYSASVNMTIDREFRQVYHKDKLMQIARWPNDSDNDVFTIDAHELHAKGSDSSIAVSGIPNLDLTGGYMWYLGEHSGTSWTRTITSNSQSQINFTKVDITKWPFSNHNPSKKIDGGYGRFFVFGTLELLDNAKEWFYDSAAQTLYFQPADGQQPSDGEVEYTARQHTVELNGNFIDVEGIDVWGGNVRLVGNNNRFAAAKITHGRERLDALNNSSAQIGDGSIYVQGQNALIENNVLHHGSISGIFIAGWQDKGNGSQIIGNEIRYFDTLGIHASPIRSGADNVKILKNTISDTGRDGMYVSGTDSEIAYNDVSRNALINNDGGLFYTVGNKEPRNIEIHHNWWHDAVVRDYNDNRIAGIYLDNNSKGFLVHHNVVWNVPWSALQLNWDNWDNHIYHNTFIDAEKAMGEWINGHNPRDNRVWNNFSNKLDWIQSAAYDLDSNLIDENVQQLVDPSKLSFMPKQGSDLLDKARTIDDFTKPFTGPAPDIGAYEAGGIAWTAGVNAIEDKCVECKSDPTSEPVFGAVEPTPDPDPDPTPEPDPTPAPTPDPKPDPEPETSSSSGGGSLGFTALLLAWIGLRRRG from the coding sequence ATGAAATATACACTACTATCAAGCGCTATCGCGCTCGCCTTTAGCTCAACCGCTTTGGCAAAAACGGTATATGTTGCGCCTAATGGCGATGACAGCAACGACGGTTCACAAAATGCGCCATTTGCGACATTTGCGCAAGCCAACTCAGTGTTAACTGCTGGCGATACTTTAATGATCGCCGGTGGTGAATACCGTCAAACTTTAAAAATCAGCCAATCTGGCAATGCCGATAATCCGATTAAAGTTCGTGCGTTAAATGATGCTGATGTACTAATCACAGCAACCGAGTCGTTAAGCGGCTGGAGTCAGCATTCTGGCAATATCTACTCGGCTAGCGTCAATATGACCATAGACCGCGAGTTTCGTCAGGTGTATCACAAAGATAAACTAATGCAGATCGCCCGTTGGCCAAATGACAGTGACAATGATGTCTTTACTATCGATGCTCACGAGCTCCATGCCAAAGGCTCAGATTCCAGCATTGCAGTTAGCGGCATTCCGAATTTAGATTTAACCGGCGGCTATATGTGGTACTTGGGCGAGCATTCAGGTACAAGCTGGACACGCACGATTACGTCAAACAGCCAAAGCCAAATCAACTTTACCAAAGTTGATATTACTAAATGGCCATTTAGTAACCATAACCCAAGTAAGAAAATTGATGGTGGTTATGGCCGGTTTTTTGTATTTGGCACCTTAGAGCTGTTAGATAACGCCAAAGAGTGGTTTTACGACAGCGCAGCACAAACCTTATATTTTCAACCTGCTGATGGCCAACAACCGAGTGATGGCGAGGTTGAGTACACTGCGCGTCAACACACTGTCGAGTTAAACGGCAATTTTATCGATGTTGAAGGCATAGATGTTTGGGGCGGTAACGTTCGACTTGTCGGTAATAATAATCGATTTGCCGCTGCCAAAATTACACATGGCCGCGAACGCTTAGATGCGCTCAATAACAGCAGTGCACAAATTGGTGATGGCTCAATATATGTTCAAGGCCAAAATGCCCTAATTGAAAACAATGTACTGCATCACGGTTCAATCAGCGGCATTTTCATTGCCGGCTGGCAAGACAAAGGGAACGGCAGTCAAATAATCGGTAACGAGATCCGTTACTTCGATACATTAGGCATTCACGCTAGTCCAATCCGCTCTGGCGCTGATAATGTCAAAATATTAAAAAACACTATCTCAGATACAGGCCGTGATGGCATGTACGTTTCTGGCACCGACAGTGAAATTGCTTACAACGATGTCTCTCGTAATGCATTAATTAATAATGACGGCGGGCTGTTTTACACCGTTGGTAATAAAGAGCCGAGGAATATTGAAATTCACCACAACTGGTGGCACGACGCCGTGGTACGCGACTACAACGACAACCGCATTGCCGGTATCTATTTAGATAACAACAGTAAAGGCTTCTTAGTTCATCACAATGTGGTGTGGAATGTACCTTGGAGCGCCCTGCAACTGAATTGGGACAACTGGGACAACCATATTTATCACAACACCTTTATTGACGCTGAAAAAGCCATGGGCGAATGGATAAATGGTCACAACCCACGAGATAACCGCGTTTGGAACAATTTCAGTAATAAACTCGACTGGATCCAAAGTGCCGCTTACGACTTAGACAGCAACCTCATAGATGAAAATGTTCAACAGTTAGTCGACCCAAGTAAATTGAGCTTTATGCCAAAGCAAGGCTCAGATTTATTAGACAAAGCTCGCACTATAGATGACTTTACCAAACCGTTTACCGGCCCAGCTCCAGATATTGGTGCTTATGAAGCAGGCGGTATTGCATGGACAGCTGGAGTTAATGCGATTGAAGATAAGTGTGTAGAGTGTAAATCAGATCCCACTAGCGAGCCGGTATTTGGTGCTGTAGAACCCACGCCTGATCCTGATCCTGACCCGACACCAGAACCCGATCCTACGCCAGCCCCAACGCCGGATCCAAAACCTGATCCGGAACCAGAAACATCGTCTAGCTCGGGCGGCGGTAGCTTAGGTTTTACAGCCCTGTTATTAGCTTGGATTGGCTTACGTCGTAGAGGTTAA
- a CDS encoding agarase, with protein sequence MTTNTISKIALISAACAMTIACSGDKAESAKTAEQPTPQQESAKQESSTPKTLVQLYDFESGEIPATIQLGNATAELVTGQGVTQGKQALRVKFNSAKNKYASISFTPKQPWDWSQYESFSIALDIANQGEVSTNFKFMVADVSGSNYTRATSVPVGESKTYYSKMHGHDLGSPDSKLGDQVELNLSSGLRSNPATWQSDDVQFTWMWGNKNLNTKGIKKFSINLEQVLRDKEITIDNIRLIANPKMNPDFLANIVDKFGQSSKQEFEEKVHSEAELLATRDKELARLNNGEKLDGRSKYSGWKDGPKLKGTGYFRTEKVGEKWALVDPEGYLFFTSGIANVRMSNTTTVTGYDFAKDAIAQRSADNVTPEDSEGLNPPPASAYPTRHVVSETRKNMFEWLPDYDHPLASSYGYRREVHSGPVKHGEVFSFYMANLERKYGETTPYSYIEDWGKVTVDRMLSWGFTSFGNWIDPILYDNNRFPYFANGWIIGDFKQVSSGNDFWGGLPDVFDPKFAERADVTLKVVADEVKGSPWCVGVFVDNEKSWGRPGSPKSELGIVVHTLKRDGADTPTKNMFTEQMQAKYGTIAKLNQAWQLSLGSWDEFQKGGFNTDPSNKARIADYEHLLYLYAKEYFRIVDGALAKYLPNHMYMGVRFASWGMPKPVVKAASEYVDVLSMNVYKEGLKPQTTKFLEELDMPTVIGEFHIGTTSSGFFHPGLIAAADQKDRARMYKEYMHSVIDNNYAVGAHWFQYIDSPITGRAYDGENYNIGFVSVTDTPYNAMVDAAREMHGNLYQRRFGDLDKDKLAKQ encoded by the coding sequence ATGACCACAAACACTATTAGTAAAATCGCTTTAATCTCTGCTGCCTGTGCGATGACAATCGCATGCTCAGGTGATAAAGCTGAATCAGCAAAAACAGCTGAACAACCCACACCACAACAAGAGTCAGCAAAGCAAGAATCATCAACGCCAAAAACCTTGGTACAACTTTATGATTTTGAAAGTGGTGAGATCCCAGCCACGATCCAACTCGGTAATGCCACAGCGGAACTTGTCACTGGTCAAGGTGTCACGCAAGGTAAACAGGCGTTAAGAGTGAAATTCAATTCGGCGAAAAACAAATATGCCTCTATCTCGTTTACGCCAAAACAGCCATGGGATTGGAGCCAATACGAAAGTTTTAGCATTGCCTTAGATATTGCCAACCAAGGTGAAGTGTCGACCAACTTCAAATTTATGGTTGCTGATGTGTCTGGCAGCAACTATACACGTGCCACATCAGTACCGGTTGGTGAGTCAAAAACTTACTACTCAAAAATGCATGGTCATGATTTAGGTAGCCCTGATTCTAAACTAGGTGATCAAGTTGAACTAAATCTAAGCTCAGGTTTACGTTCTAACCCTGCTACTTGGCAATCCGATGATGTGCAATTTACTTGGATGTGGGGTAACAAAAACCTTAACACCAAAGGCATTAAAAAATTCAGCATCAACTTAGAACAAGTATTACGCGATAAAGAAATCACCATAGATAACATTCGCTTGATCGCTAACCCGAAAATGAACCCAGACTTTTTAGCCAATATTGTTGACAAGTTTGGTCAATCATCAAAACAAGAGTTTGAAGAAAAGGTTCATTCAGAAGCTGAGCTATTAGCAACGCGTGATAAAGAACTAGCACGCTTAAACAATGGTGAAAAGTTAGATGGCCGCTCTAAATACAGCGGTTGGAAAGATGGCCCTAAACTTAAAGGTACGGGTTATTTCCGCACGGAAAAGGTCGGTGAAAAATGGGCGTTAGTCGATCCTGAAGGTTATCTATTTTTTACCTCAGGTATTGCCAATGTGCGTATGTCTAACACCACCACAGTGACCGGTTATGATTTTGCAAAAGATGCTATCGCGCAACGTTCTGCCGATAACGTAACGCCTGAAGATTCCGAAGGCTTAAACCCACCACCAGCTTCGGCTTATCCAACCCGTCATGTTGTTTCTGAAACGCGCAAAAACATGTTTGAGTGGTTGCCAGATTATGATCATCCATTAGCGAGCAGCTATGGTTATCGCCGCGAGGTGCATTCAGGCCCAGTTAAACACGGAGAAGTATTTAGCTTTTATATGGCTAACTTAGAGCGTAAATACGGTGAAACTACGCCATATTCCTATATTGAAGATTGGGGCAAAGTAACAGTTGATCGCATGTTAAGTTGGGGATTCACGTCTTTTGGTAACTGGATCGATCCTATTCTGTACGACAATAACCGCTTCCCTTATTTTGCTAATGGTTGGATTATTGGTGACTTTAAACAAGTCTCTTCTGGTAATGACTTCTGGGGCGGTTTACCAGACGTGTTCGATCCTAAATTTGCTGAACGCGCCGATGTCACCTTAAAAGTCGTCGCCGACGAAGTTAAAGGTAGCCCTTGGTGTGTGGGTGTATTCGTTGATAACGAAAAGAGTTGGGGTCGCCCTGGCAGTCCTAAATCTGAGTTAGGTATTGTGGTGCACACGCTAAAACGCGATGGTGCCGATACACCAACCAAGAATATGTTCACCGAACAAATGCAGGCCAAATACGGCACGATTGCTAAGTTAAACCAAGCTTGGCAGCTATCATTAGGTTCTTGGGATGAGTTCCAAAAAGGTGGCTTTAATACCGACCCATCTAATAAAGCTCGTATTGCCGATTACGAACACCTACTTTATTTATATGCCAAAGAGTACTTCCGCATTGTCGATGGCGCGTTAGCTAAATACTTACCAAACCATATGTATATGGGAGTACGTTTTGCTAGCTGGGGTATGCCTAAGCCAGTGGTTAAAGCCGCTTCTGAATATGTTGATGTACTTAGCATGAACGTATACAAAGAAGGCTTAAAACCGCAAACCACCAAGTTTTTAGAAGAACTAGACATGCCAACAGTGATTGGTGAGTTCCATATCGGTACTACTTCGTCAGGCTTCTTCCACCCTGGTTTAATTGCCGCGGCCGACCAAAAAGATCGAGCGCGTATGTACAAAGAATATATGCATTCAGTTATCGACAACAACTATGCGGTAGGTGCGCATTGGTTCCAATATATCGATTCACCAATTACCGGTCGTGCTTACGACGGTGAAAACTACAACATAGGTTTTGTCTCGGTAACGGATACACCATATAACGCCATGGTAGATGCTGCACGTGAAATGCATGGCAATTTATATCAACGCCGCTTTGGTGATTTAGATAAGGATAAATTAGCTAAGCAGTAA
- a CDS encoding WD40/YVTN/BNR-like repeat-containing protein — translation MNQTLIGLCSAVCIASASLIGCGISPTTTSAVTPENQQAYFDRLRTEKVTSNPNIQWQNIGPGMSGYNEELWTHPTNPNVMFIGPDMHVSYGTWDGANSWHSLQDHDELGQLMKRVLDIEFSRQDPNYAMAIDWNGWVYESSNQGRNWQKTAELAGDHRDFGVDPYDPLAFKKGWYDEQIGKRLGDLAVDPNNDNIWYIGAGDFWNVKENHRSINKLGGDKLNYADYGYILKTSNKGKTWQKISKGLPSDLDVGKIIVNPTRSQHLLAATNKGLMQSTDGGMSWQFGAQGLPHNLPRDLTEHYDPVTGEYTLYLIEQTHYQAQGKSVSASGGIYTSTDQGKTWHNITGNLWLDLTQINYPAEHNRYYRTLANWFEISPKQARKKYSQLPKQILPVFNRIVVNPKNKQEIYVTYNKKHDRTFGPGEVWRTLDGGKHWTVVARHGKYWINNPDQDYWAKRNNPTHANVEFAHVQYEMDTHTEDQGNRLLSINSAGEVFISISQQTHKSSDQGKTWQQIDDFEVEKGSNIWIGRGGSDLPGRFMLLETGIPERRLMASGEHGVWQTEVVENLANKADVPMRQIEGQVNDKGMVSISTLAVHPHNPNIIYILAWRQYHSGKLRRSTDGGKTWQNIASVLEVSSKPSDSNVAGAKKIAKKIQGPKGMKPAQNSLLIDPNQPNNMFFVAELDAFSEIYRAPRREPTKGGYGFMKSTDGGYNWKVSNKGFHQDASLRRIILDPDNSNIIYAAAADKNGGLYKSVDQGESWQRMTIPANIKSVNNVFIDRNNKHMFISAGGFYDGKYEEGGAWRSTDNGKTWQQIFKAPVVLQVESSPVDANILLLTVGNQMRLDRQFLNPGLYLSQDGGQSWNKINNNLSNYDKIIDAKPDPYNPNVLWAAGWGSGWNVAYINKTKDSTWLPVKR, via the coding sequence ATGAATCAAACATTAATTGGCTTATGCAGTGCTGTATGTATTGCTTCTGCAAGTTTAATCGGTTGTGGCATCTCGCCGACAACCACCTCTGCCGTTACACCCGAAAATCAGCAAGCGTATTTTGACCGCCTGCGCACAGAAAAAGTCACATCCAACCCTAACATACAGTGGCAAAACATTGGTCCTGGAATGTCGGGCTATAACGAAGAGTTATGGACTCATCCCACTAATCCTAACGTGATGTTTATTGGCCCCGACATGCATGTTTCCTATGGTACTTGGGACGGGGCTAATTCATGGCATAGTTTGCAAGATCACGACGAGTTAGGCCAATTAATGAAGCGCGTATTGGACATTGAGTTTTCACGCCAAGACCCAAATTACGCCATGGCTATCGATTGGAATGGCTGGGTTTATGAATCAAGCAATCAAGGACGTAACTGGCAAAAAACCGCTGAACTCGCCGGCGACCACCGAGACTTTGGTGTCGACCCATATGATCCTTTAGCCTTTAAAAAAGGTTGGTACGATGAACAAATCGGCAAGCGTTTAGGTGATCTAGCAGTTGACCCTAACAACGATAACATTTGGTATATCGGAGCGGGTGACTTCTGGAACGTAAAAGAAAATCACAGAAGTATTAATAAACTTGGCGGCGATAAACTTAACTATGCTGATTATGGCTATATTTTAAAAACCAGCAACAAGGGTAAAACTTGGCAAAAGATCAGCAAAGGCTTACCGAGTGATCTTGATGTCGGTAAAATTATCGTCAACCCAACTCGTTCACAACACTTACTAGCCGCCACCAATAAAGGCTTAATGCAAAGTACAGATGGTGGCATGTCGTGGCAGTTTGGCGCACAAGGGCTACCACATAATTTGCCACGTGATTTAACAGAGCACTATGATCCCGTTACCGGCGAATACACGCTTTACCTTATCGAGCAAACCCATTACCAAGCCCAAGGCAAATCCGTATCGGCCTCAGGTGGCATTTACACCAGTACTGATCAAGGTAAAACTTGGCATAACATTACCGGTAATTTGTGGCTCGATTTAACGCAAATCAACTACCCTGCAGAGCATAATCGCTACTACCGAACATTGGCCAACTGGTTTGAAATTAGCCCCAAACAAGCCAGAAAAAAATACAGCCAATTACCTAAGCAAATACTGCCGGTATTTAACCGCATTGTGGTTAACCCTAAAAACAAACAAGAAATCTACGTGACTTACAACAAAAAACACGACCGAACATTCGGCCCAGGTGAAGTCTGGCGTACATTAGATGGCGGCAAACATTGGACAGTAGTCGCGCGACATGGCAAGTATTGGATCAATAACCCCGACCAAGATTATTGGGCAAAGCGCAATAACCCGACTCATGCCAACGTAGAATTTGCCCACGTTCAATACGAAATGGACACTCACACCGAAGACCAAGGTAATCGCTTACTGTCAATTAATTCGGCGGGCGAAGTGTTTATTAGTATCTCGCAACAAACCCACAAATCGTCTGACCAAGGCAAAACTTGGCAACAAATCGACGATTTTGAAGTTGAGAAAGGCAGCAATATTTGGATTGGCCGTGGCGGCAGTGATTTACCTGGGCGCTTTATGTTATTAGAAACCGGCATTCCTGAACGTCGTTTAATGGCCAGTGGCGAACATGGCGTTTGGCAAACCGAAGTGGTGGAAAACTTAGCCAACAAAGCTGATGTACCCATGCGTCAAATAGAAGGCCAAGTTAATGATAAAGGCATGGTATCTATCTCGACACTAGCCGTGCACCCACATAATCCCAATATCATCTATATTCTGGCTTGGCGTCAGTATCACAGTGGTAAATTGCGCCGTTCAACCGATGGCGGTAAAACATGGCAAAACATCGCCAGTGTGCTCGAAGTGTCTAGCAAACCTAGCGACAGTAACGTGGCTGGCGCGAAAAAAATAGCGAAAAAGATCCAAGGTCCAAAAGGCATGAAGCCAGCGCAAAACTCTTTGCTGATCGATCCTAATCAACCCAACAATATGTTTTTTGTTGCTGAATTGGATGCCTTTTCTGAAATCTATCGTGCTCCACGCCGTGAACCAACCAAAGGCGGTTATGGCTTTATGAAATCAACCGACGGCGGTTATAACTGGAAAGTCAGCAACAAAGGGTTCCATCAAGATGCGAGCTTACGCCGTATTATTCTCGACCCCGACAATTCCAATATTATTTATGCGGCAGCAGCAGATAAAAACGGCGGACTATACAAGTCTGTCGACCAAGGCGAAAGCTGGCAGCGCATGACTATTCCAGCCAATATCAAAAGCGTTAACAACGTATTTATTGATCGCAATAACAAACACATGTTTATAAGCGCTGGCGGGTTTTACGATGGTAAATACGAAGAAGGCGGCGCATGGCGAAGTACCGATAACGGTAAAACTTGGCAACAAATATTTAAAGCGCCGGTCGTTTTACAAGTCGAGTCATCACCAGTCGACGCAAACATCTTGTTACTGACAGTTGGCAACCAGATGCGTTTGGATAGACAATTTTTAAATCCTGGACTTTATTTGTCACAAGATGGCGGGCAAAGCTGGAACAAAATCAATAACAACTTATCGAATTACGACAAAATTATTGATGCCAAGCCAGATCCCTACAACCCCAATGTATTGTGGGCTGCCGGTTGGGGCAGCGGCTGGAATGTTGCGTATATTAACAAAACCAAAGACTCGACTTGGTTGCCAGTTAAACGATAG
- a CDS encoding sulfatase family protein has protein sequence MRYSSKQFKRQLARACTCLSLLTIVAACGNQQPSATNTTSPVAQSKPTQYNILYIMSDDHTASAIGAYQSRLARLNPTPNIDQLASEGTLFENVFATNSICTPSRASVLTGQYPQTNGVLDLNGTIPTEKQHLARLMGEAGYETAMIGKWHLREEPGAFDYYKVLPEQGLYFDPVLRDKNQGKWPHNEVTIKGHSSDVVTDISINWLKNRKTDKPFFLMHHFKAPHDMFEYAPRYEDFLKGVHIPEPSSLYAQTRFGSKATRGENDSMLHELGTSISKRNPRRNMGIHMEIDANLSDDEYTHQAYQEYLRRYLRTVKGVDDNFGRLIDHLKQTGQYDNTIIIYTSDQGMMLGEHDYIDKRWMYDESMRMPFIVRHPGKSHAPKKADVIANNTDFAPFMLELAGSKAPEFMQGMSFAPVLDNQPLQNWRKGTYYRYWMHRAHHDVPAHFGIRTKQYKLIFFYAVNNDLNFQQTDKVYYGMDWSRKDGVIPAKTPTPVAWELYDMLNDPDEMVNLYNDPQYKDIIKELKAELKHQRESLNETDAKYPHIQQVIAKHWDD, from the coding sequence ATGCGATACTCAAGTAAACAATTTAAACGACAGCTAGCCCGAGCCTGCACTTGCTTAAGCCTGTTAACTATAGTCGCCGCCTGCGGCAATCAACAGCCTAGCGCAACTAACACAACATCTCCTGTCGCTCAGAGCAAACCAACACAATATAATATTTTGTATATTATGTCGGATGACCATACCGCGTCAGCGATTGGTGCCTATCAATCACGTTTAGCCCGTCTTAACCCAACACCAAACATAGATCAGCTAGCCAGTGAAGGGACATTGTTCGAGAATGTATTCGCCACTAACTCTATATGTACGCCTAGCCGAGCATCGGTATTAACCGGTCAATATCCACAAACTAACGGTGTTTTAGACTTAAACGGCACTATCCCTACCGAAAAACAGCATTTAGCCCGATTAATGGGTGAAGCTGGCTATGAAACGGCGATGATAGGTAAATGGCATTTACGTGAAGAACCAGGCGCATTTGATTATTACAAAGTATTGCCAGAACAAGGCTTGTATTTTGACCCAGTATTGCGAGATAAAAACCAAGGTAAATGGCCACATAACGAGGTTACCATTAAAGGACATTCTTCAGATGTGGTTACCGATATTTCAATAAATTGGCTTAAAAACCGTAAAACCGATAAGCCATTTTTCTTGATGCATCACTTTAAAGCGCCGCATGATATGTTTGAGTACGCGCCGCGTTATGAAGATTTTTTAAAAGGTGTGCATATTCCTGAGCCCTCTAGTTTATATGCGCAAACCCGCTTTGGTTCAAAAGCAACCCGTGGTGAGAACGACAGTATGCTTCACGAGTTGGGTACGTCAATTTCAAAACGTAATCCGCGCCGCAACATGGGCATTCATATGGAGATCGACGCCAATTTAAGTGACGACGAATACACCCATCAAGCATATCAAGAATACTTACGCCGTTATTTACGCACTGTTAAAGGTGTCGACGACAACTTTGGCCGCCTTATTGACCATCTTAAGCAAACCGGTCAATACGACAATACCATTATCATTTACACCAGTGACCAAGGCATGATGCTGGGTGAACATGATTATATCGACAAGCGCTGGATGTATGACGAATCCATGCGTATGCCATTTATTGTCCGCCACCCTGGTAAGAGTCATGCGCCGAAAAAAGCCGATGTCATCGCTAACAACACTGACTTTGCGCCATTTATGTTAGAACTGGCTGGCAGCAAGGCACCTGAATTTATGCAAGGAATGAGTTTTGCGCCAGTGTTAGATAACCAACCATTACAAAACTGGCGTAAAGGCACCTACTACCGCTATTGGATGCACCGCGCGCATCACGATGTGCCTGCGCATTTTGGTATTCGCACTAAGCAATACAAGCTGATCTTCTTCTATGCGGTAAACAATGATCTAAACTTCCAACAAACCGACAAAGTTTACTACGGTATGGATTGGAGCCGTAAAGATGGGGTGATCCCAGCCAAAACACCGACGCCCGTCGCCTGGGAGCTATACGATATGCTAAATGACCCAGACGAAATGGTAAATTTGTATAACGATCCGCAATACAAAGACATCATTAAAGAATTAAAAGCAGAGTTAAAACACCAACGCGAATCACTTAACGAAACTGATGCAAAGTACCCGCATATTCAACAAGTTATCGCTAAACACTGGGATGATTAG